Proteins from a genomic interval of Microbacterium phyllosphaerae:
- a CDS encoding 30S ribosomal protein bS22 translates to MGSVIKKRRKRMAKKKHRKLLRKTRHQRRNKK, encoded by the coding sequence GTGGGTTCTGTCATCAAGAAGCGCCGCAAGCGCATGGCGAAGAAGAAGCACCGCAAGCTGCTTCGTAAGACTCGCCACCAGCGTCGCAACAAGAAGTAA
- a CDS encoding rhodanese-like domain-containing protein — MKSITVTELAERSNTPLIDVREVSEFAAGHVPGAVNIPMSEIGNRLEELPAESFDVICQAGGRSARVVEALESRGYDATNVEGGTGEWIAQGRAVELPSA, encoded by the coding sequence ATGAAGTCGATCACCGTCACCGAGCTCGCCGAGCGCTCGAACACCCCGCTCATCGATGTGCGAGAGGTGAGCGAGTTCGCCGCAGGCCACGTGCCCGGAGCCGTCAACATCCCGATGTCCGAGATCGGCAACCGTCTGGAAGAGCTTCCGGCCGAGTCGTTCGACGTGATCTGCCAGGCCGGCGGCCGCTCGGCCCGCGTCGTCGAGGCGCTCGAGTCGCGTGGCTACGACGCGACGAACGTCGAGGGCGGCACAGGAGAGTGGATCGCCCAGGGTCGCGCTGTCGAGTTGCCGTCGGCGTGA
- a CDS encoding glutaredoxin family protein — translation MTTLTLIGKPDCHLCDVASEIIDAVVAEMPDAAAERIEIVEASIQDDPALYELWWEKIPVVLIDGDLHAHWRLSADRLREALDAAVLDDALKKEQA, via the coding sequence GTGACAACGCTGACCCTCATCGGCAAGCCCGACTGCCATCTGTGCGACGTGGCATCCGAGATCATCGACGCGGTCGTCGCCGAGATGCCGGATGCCGCTGCAGAGCGCATCGAGATCGTCGAGGCGTCGATCCAGGACGACCCCGCTCTGTATGAGCTGTGGTGGGAGAAGATCCCCGTCGTGCTGATCGACGGAGACCTGCACGCGCACTGGCGTCTGTCGGCCGACCGCCTGCGCGAAGCGCTCGACGCGGCCGTGCTCGACGACGCACTGAAGAAGGAACAAGCATGA
- a CDS encoding ArsR/SmtB family transcription factor — translation MTDIFDVIADGTRRDILQLLLRRTTEGDAGTSVSHIVADLGISQPTVSKHLKVLREAELVSVREDGQRRFYSLAVEPLEVVDDWLVPFLMDAYGDDAPDIDYPGQPLPDGAAHAAEVVGRAAASAKHVVANALKRLGG, via the coding sequence ATGACGGACATCTTCGACGTGATCGCAGACGGTACGAGGCGAGACATCCTCCAGCTCCTCCTGCGTCGCACCACCGAAGGGGATGCCGGCACCAGCGTCAGCCACATCGTCGCCGACCTGGGCATCAGCCAGCCCACCGTCTCGAAGCACCTGAAGGTGCTGCGCGAGGCAGAGCTCGTCAGCGTGCGTGAGGATGGCCAGCGCCGTTTCTACAGTCTCGCCGTGGAGCCTCTCGAGGTCGTGGACGACTGGCTCGTGCCGTTCCTGATGGACGCGTACGGCGACGACGCGCCCGACATCGACTACCCCGGGCAGCCGCTGCCCGACGGCGCTGCGCACGCTGCAGAGGTCGTGGGTCGCGCCGCGGCATCCGCGAAGCACGTCGTGGCGAACGCTCTCAAGCGCCTCGGGGGCTGA
- a CDS encoding helix-turn-helix domain-containing protein, which produces MPEVPDVRFLTVAEVAELMRVSKMTVYRMVHAGELPAIRFGRSFRVPESAVADALQRPIADVG; this is translated from the coding sequence ATGCCCGAGGTTCCTGATGTCCGGTTCCTGACGGTGGCTGAGGTCGCCGAACTCATGCGCGTGTCCAAGATGACCGTGTATCGGATGGTGCACGCTGGGGAGCTGCCCGCCATCCGCTTCGGTCGCAGTTTCCGAGTGCCGGAGTCCGCGGTCGCCGACGCACTGCAGCGTCCCATCGCCGACGTGGGTTAG